The segment TTTTAGTTACCACTGGTGCTGATGATGAAATAAATTTATCCAAGCTTGCTCGCTTATTTAAATACTTATAAGAAAGCCCTAGCGCACGGAATTGATGATTATTAAATCTACCATTTTCAAAATGATCACGTTCAATATCTAACTCAGTAATCCACGGGGACACCATCACTCTGGCTTGTGCTCCTGAAACAAACTGAAAGGTTGTCATTAAAGCTAAGATCACTAGTAACGTCATTAAAACTCTTTTAAACAAGTTATTATATTTTTGCATCTAGATTTTCACCCTCCCTGACATATTCCTTTCCGTTTTGACAGGAAATTATTCATGAAGGGTGAAATTTATTGAAAAGTTAGAATAATTTACATATAGAATATGCTGTTCTCTAAATAAAAAAAGTGACCATTTGGCCACTTTTTACTTAAAACATCCGATATCCTCTTTTTCTTAAGGAGATAATCACAATCCCCGCCGTAATAGCTCCTAAAAATCCGCTAGTCAGTATAATAATATCCAAAATATGTAAGTTTATTAGATCTCCCCAGAGCAAGGAAAAGCTTTCGCCTGGTGATGTAAAATACTCGATAAACCGAACATCATCTATGATTAAAATTGAAATGACTGGGAAAAGAAAAGCCATAATCCAGGACATTCTTAAAAGCATGTTTAGTAAGAATCCAATTCCAAAAAATAGAACAAAAAATAATACAACAGATATGATAATAGCTGGAATACTCATTGCATCCATTGGCATTCATAGCACCTCTTTCTTCTTAACAGTATTAAGTGTAATGAAAGAAGTCTTTTCCGTCAATGGAACTACTATTCTAACTATGAACGTTTTGAGAACATTTAAGAACACAAAAAAAATTCCGTTATTCAACGGAACGAGTGTATAGTCGCATTATGATTCCAAGAAGTTAGCAAGCCTCTTTTTTCTTTCCACTACCGCCACAGCAAGGACAGGTTTCGGATCCCCCTAGTAGGAGTTGAAAATAGCCTTTTCCTGAACAATACACACATTCTTTAGTTTTTAGATTTAACATGTTGATCATCTTGATGTCACCCCTTTTGAGATTTGATTGAGGATAACTATATCAGGATTTTTTTTGAAGGAAAAGTTCAGTAAACAGGCACAATCAGCGATGTAAACGCATTCAATAATAGATTGCTCTTGTTTTCATTAAATTTCTTAATTTTTCAAAATATTATAAAAATAGATGGTAGGATGAATATCCGAAATGATCTCCCGGGTTAGACTGGTAATCTCCCTTCAAAAGCGCAGTCCCCAATTGGTTTGCAAAATGCTTGACTAAGAGGGAAGAATCAACTGACTCCACCAATATTTTGGGGTCAACAAATGCTGCGGTTGAGATCTCTTTTTCTTGAATCGTGATGGTTGTATCAGATGCCTTTAGTTTAAAAATAATTAAGTTGTCACTGATCGTTTCTTTTATAACTCCTGTTCGAATACCAATACATCCCTCGATTTCAGCACGAATTCCTGTTTCCTCTTGGACTTCTCGTATAGCTGCTTGGTCTAATGTTTCCCCTTCGTTAACAAACCCTGCAGGAAACGACCATTGTCCTTTTAGGCCACTATATCTTTTTTTAACTACCAAAAACCTACCTAAATCGTCCGTTACAAGTCCTGAAACACCTAACCAGACATTTCCCCTTTTCATAAAGATTCTCCTTTCTTAATTAGTAAATATGTAAAAAAGGCTGTCGCTTTAGCAACAGCCTCATTTAAGTCTCATTTTAGAAAAAGTTAAATTTGCCTTTTTTCAGGACTAGTCCAGGGCCACCAATCATGTAAAGTGCACGGTTATCGACTACTTTCTTCATGAATGCAGCTTTTGATCCAACAATCTTCTTGCCGAATACAATACCTACAGCATCATCCTCACCAAGAGAACATACAGTTCCTTTGTTATCAAAAGTAAACTCTTCTAGTTGCTCCTTACCACGTACTAAGGCAGCAATATTCTTTGCACAAAGTTCACCTTGTTGCATGGCAATTTGAGCTGTTGGAGGGTATGGACGGTTGATTTCTTCGTTAATCATTAGAGAACAGTCACCGATGATGAATACATCGCTATGACCTGGAGCTTGTAGTGTTTTTTCAACCTTTACGCGTCCACGCATAGCTTCAAATCCTGATTCTTCAATAACTGAGTTACCTCTTACACCAGCTGCCCAAACAACTGTTTTTGCTTTAATTTCTTCTACCTCATTTTCACCTTTAGCAACAATAATGCCTTCTGGCGTAGCTTCTTTAATAGCTGTACCTATTCTAAATTCTACACCTTTTCTCTCAAGGTAGCTCATAGCGTAATCCACTAGCTCTGGATCAAACCCAGGTAAGGCAGATGGCGCTGCTTCTACACAGATGATTTTCACTTTGTGATAGTCTACATCATATTCCTTACATAGCTCTGGAACACGATTTGCTAACTCACCTAAGAATTCAATTCCTGTAAAACCAGCTCCACCCACAACTATTCTTAAACGAGTATCATCTTTTTCTTCTTCATTGTGGTAAGTAGCAAATTGATATTCAATATGCTCTCTAATTTGTCTTGCTTTATTTACGTTCGAAATAGAGAATGCATATTCATTTAGTCCTTGAATTCCAAACGTTTCAGATTCTGCACCTAATGCTACTACTAAATAATCATAAGCAAGCTCTTGACCTTCAAGAATCACTTTCTTTTCTTCAGCATTCACTTTTTGAACACTATCTTGAATGAATGTAACCTTGTTGCGATCAATAACGCTTGAAATATCGTAACGTACTTTATCATGATGTAATGTCCCTGCAGACGCTTCATGCAACCATGTTGTTTCATAATGGTAGTCATGTTTGTTCACTAAGAAAATTTCTGCTTCATTTACTCCTAGTTGCTTTTGAAGACGAGTGGCAACCATAAGTCCACCGTATCCAGCCCCTAGAATAACAATGTTAGGCTTTTTCAATTGAATCACTTCCACCTTTTCTATTTATATTTTCTTAAACAGGGCCATTTCATGTTACCAGATTATATAAATTACTTTGTGATGATTTTCACGAATAATGGCAAAAAAAATCTATAGCTGAATGCATAGCCCTATGTAATACACACGGAATAAATACTACTTATTCTGAGTATCATTTAAAGATAATGTACAACCTGAAAAAAATTATCAAAAATTGTCATAAAATCTTAACAAACTGTACGATTCCATCATATGACTTTTTCATAGTATTTTCAAGGTTGTAAACCTTTTTTAGAATATTAAGAAAAGTAAAGTTTGATAGGACTTGTATGTATATGAAGGAAAGCAATCTATGGTATGATAATGATTAGTAAAGTTGATAAACGGCAAGGAGGAGAAATAATGGATCAGACAGTACATGATATTACTGTAATTGGTGGAGGTCCAACTGGTTTATTCACCGCATTTTATGGAGGTATGAGACAGGCTTCTGTCAATATTATTGAAAGTTTACCACAACTGGGAGGACAGTTATCTACACTTTACCCAGAAAAATACATATATGATGTCGCAGGATTTCCAAAAATTCGTGCACAAGAGTTAGTTGATAACTTAAAGGAGCAAATGTCCCGCTTCGATATAAAAACAAGCTTGGAGCAATCCGTTCAAAGTATCGAAAAACAAGAAGACGGCTCATTTAAGTTAATTACTGATAAAGAAGTTCACTATTCAAAGAGTATTATTATTACAGCAGGTAATGGTGCCTTTCAACCAAGACGACTTGAACTAGAAAATGCATCACAATATGAAGGTAAGAACATGCATTACTTTATTGATAACCTTCAAGCATTTGCGGGTAAAAGAGTGGTTGTTTTCGGTGGAGGAGATTCAGCAGTTGACTGGTCCTTAATGCTTGAGCCAATTGCAGAAAAAGTTACCATTGTCCACAGACGCGATAAATTCAGAGCACACGAACATAGTGTAGAAAACTTAAAGAATAGCTCTGTTCAAATTATGACACCATACAACCCTGTTGAGTTAATCGGGGATAATGACGAAATTAAACAAGTTGTATTAGAGGATACTAAAGGTGAAGGCAAAGAAGTCATTGATGTAGATTCTGTCATTGTAAACTTTGGCTTCGTTTCTTCCCTTGGCCCAATTAAAGATTGGGGATTAGAAATTCAAAGAAACTCTATTGTCGTCAACTCGAAAATGGAGACTAATATCCCTGGTATCTATGCAGCTGGTGACATTTGTACGTACGAAGGTAAAGTGAAACTCATTGCAACTGGATTTGGTGAAGGGCCGACTGCAGTTAACAATGCAAAATCCTTTATCGATCCAAAATCACGCGTACAACCACTTCATAGTACTTCTCTATTTAACGACTAATATGAAAACGGCTGCTCACTGAAGGTGACCATCCGTTTTACTTTAGATTATAGATTAGCAATTCTCTGGCGTTCCTTGGTTTTGTGCAGTTCTGAAGGATGATCCACAACCACATGAAGCAATAGCATTTGGGTTGTCAATCGTAAATCCTCCACCCATCATGGATTGTTTGAAATCAATTTTTGTTCCTCTTAAAATTCCAACACTTTCTTTATCTACGACGACATTAATACCATGCTGTTCGAAAGTGACGTCTTCCTCTTTAACTTCTGAATCTATTCCCATGCCATAAGATAGTCCACTGCATCCGCCACCTTTAACTCCGACACGAAGGTATGCAGCTTCCTCACCATGCTCTTTCAACATATCCTTAATTTGAAAGGCAGCCGTTTCAGTGATGATAACAATTTGATCCAAGTGAAACCCTCCCTTTTTTATTTATCATATGCTCATAGCTGTATGAGCGAGTACACGTTTTAAATTGGTTCACTTATATAAACTAGTATAACGTGATTTAGTATTGGACGACAACTTTGTTGATTTATTGATTTTAACAAAGGCTGTTTTCAAAAGATAAAAATAGATCACCCTATCACTAGGATGACCTTTAATGAATTAAAACATCGGATTTTCCTCTAGATATGCGTAAATATTATCTACAAGTTCCTGAGGGGTCTCCCCCTTCACAACATCTCCATTTACTAGAGCATATAATGAACTTGCACATTGAGTACAATAACTTAAACAACCATATTCAACAATATCCAAGTTTGGATCTTTTTCTAATATTTCTAACGCTTCATACGCGCCACTTGCTAGATTACTTACACAAAATTCAATAATAGGATTAATCATTTTAAACACCTCTACTAGAGAAATATCCTAAATGTTTTACACTTATTCGTCAATGATATAGCACGCATAACAAGAAATCTTGGAATACTGTTGTCGTTTACCCTAATTTTCGATATACTTTAACATGGTAATTAAGTGTAAACCGCTATCATTTATCTATACTACTATATATATAAAAGCCAGTCTTCTTAGTGAAGCTAAAGGGGAAATCATAATGAAGCAACTAGTTATTCTTGGCGGAGGCTATGGTGGAATGAGAATTCTCCAGCGTTTCTTGCCAAATCAACTTCCGGAAGATGTTCAAATTACTTTAATTGACCGTAACCCTTATCATTGCCTGAAAACAGAGTACTATGCCCTGGCAGCAGGTACAATCTCCGATCACCATGTACGTGTTTCATTCCCAGAGCATCCACAATTAGAAATTCGTTATGGTGATGTAACGAATATTAACATGGATGAAAAAAAAGTGGAAATGCTGAATCAGGAACCGATTCACTATGATGATCTTGTTGTTGGTCTTGGCTGTGTGGATAAGTATCACAACGTTCCGGGTGCCGACCAATATACGTACAGCATACAATCTATTGAGAGTTCAAGAAGAACTTATGAAACACTCAATAACCTACCTGCTAATTCTGTAGTTGGCGTTGTTGGTGGTGGACTAAGTGGAATTGAATTAGCTAGTGAGCTAAGAGAAAGCCGTCCAGACCTAAGAATCCGATTATTTGACCGTGGTGAAATTATTCTCTCCTCTTTCCCAAGACGCTTGAGTGAATACGTTCAAGGTTGGTTTGAAACACATGGCGTTGAAGTCATCAACAAGGCTAACATTACAAAGGTTGAACCCAATATTCTTTATAACAATGGCGAACCAAACCCTTGTGATGCGATTGTTTGGACGGCGGGTATTCAACCGAACCCAGTTGTTCAAAAGATGGAAGTAGAAAAAGATTCGCAAGGACGTGTCGTATTAACTCCTCATCACAATCTTCCAGGTGATGAACATGTATATGTACTTGGTGACTGTGCAAGCTTACCGCATGCCCCAAGTGCCCAATTAGCAGAAGGACAAGCTGAACAAATTGTTCAAGTTCTTCAAAAGCGTTGGAAAGGCGAACCGCTTCCTGAAAAACTACCTCGTATCAAACTAAAAGGTGTTCTTGGTTCATTAGGTAAGAAACACGGATTTGGATTGGTTGCAGAAAGAACGATCACTGGACGATTTGCTCGTTTACTTAAGTCCGGTGTGCTTTGGATGTATAAATACCATAATGGATGATTTTTTAGACCGTGCCAGATAATGGCGCGGTTTTTCTATTTACGATAGTGACATTATCAGGCGCGCAATCAGCGGGTTCTGTTCCATTTCTTACTTTTTATGGAATATTTGGCACATATTCTTTAACTTCTGTTCCATCATTTACTTTTTATGGAATATTCGGCACACATTCTATGATTTCCGCTCCATTTATTACATATATTGGGAAATACGGAATAAACACTCTCTTTTCTAAGACTGATTACCTATTTTCCCGCATAAAAAAGAGGAACCCCAATAGGTCCCTCTCTCCCCTCACCAGCCTAAGATGCCGAATGATACCCGTACTTCTCCATCTCAGAAAAAATCGTCTTCAAACGCGGGTTTCCTTCCCCAACAATTTTATCTTCAATCAGAACAAGTGGATAAAATAAATCTTCTTCTATCACTCGATTGGCAAATTCTTTTTTCGCCTCATCTTCAGGCGGGTTAAAAATATCGATATATTCTATTTTAAATGGTTGCTCTGGATATTTTCTTTCAATAGCCGCTTGTAACCATTCGTAAGTTTCTTTTGAAGACGGCAAATTGACACAACTTGCACATAGCTGTTCTGCTCCATAAACATAAATGGATAATTGCTTTGTCATAGTATCCTCCCCTAACAATCGCTACTATTATATTACTAGAAGTGGAGGGAATTTGAAACCATCTGACGTTTTTTGGATATAGGAGTTTAGAAATAGATTTTTTTTGGTTTACCCTTTATAATAAGAGGTAAAGAAAGGAGCGATGGGTATGACTGAAGTACAAATGAGAGAATCAGTACAAGAAGTATTAGATAAATTACGTCCATTCCTTCTTCGTGACGGTGGAGACTGTGAGCTTGTAGACGTGGAGGACGGTATTGTTAAGCTTCGTCTTCTAGGTGCATGTGGAAGTTGTCCAAGTTCAACCATCACTTTAAAAGCCGGTATTGAACGTGCGTTATTAGAAGAAGTTCCTGGAGTTGTAGAAGTAGAGCAAGTATTCTAATTCAAGTAAAAGAGCCAACCCTCAAAGGATTGGCTCTTTTTTATATTTTTACTTCTGTCTTTGGCTGCTTCCCTTGAATTACGCGTCTTATGTTCTCAAAGCATAGTTCAATCATGGCTGACCTTGTCTCGATTGAAGCACTACCGATGTGAGGAAGTGCCACTACGTTAGGTAGCTTTAGAAGTGGGTGCTCTCCACTGATTGGCTCTTTTACGAATACATCTAATCCAGCCCCTGCAATCTCTCCCACTTCCAATGCTGCTAGGAGGGCATCCTCATCGACAACTGCACCTCTGGAAGCATTGACAAAAATAGCAGTCCTTTTCATTTTTCTAAATTCTGATTCACCAAACAACCCTTTTGTTTCAGGCGTAAATGGGGTCATACAGACTACGAAATCACTATCCTTAATGAGAGAGTCAAAATCTCGGTAATGAGCGCCTAATCTCTCTTCAGCTTCTAGTTTTCTAGAACGGTTGTAATAAAGAATCTCCATATCAAAACCTGTTGCTCTTTTGGCAATAGCTTCCCCAATTTTACCCATTCCCACGATTCCAATGGTTTTATGGTGAATATCTCTTCCTGCTAGTAAAAATGGGCTCCAGCTTTCCCATTTGCCTTGTTTCACATACTCTGCCGCTTCT is part of the Bacillus carboniphilus genome and harbors:
- a CDS encoding YuiB family protein, whose product is MPMDAMSIPAIIISVVLFFVLFFGIGFLLNMLLRMSWIMAFLFPVISILIIDDVRFIEYFTSPGESFSLLWGDLINLHILDIIILTSGFLGAITAGIVIISLRKRGYRMF
- a CDS encoding YuiA family protein; translated protein: MINMLNLKTKECVYCSGKGYFQLLLGGSETCPCCGGSGKKKEAC
- a CDS encoding NUDIX hydrolase, coding for MKRGNVWLGVSGLVTDDLGRFLVVKKRYSGLKGQWSFPAGFVNEGETLDQAAIREVQEETGIRAEIEGCIGIRTGVIKETISDNLIIFKLKASDTTITIQEKEISTAAFVDPKILVESVDSSLLVKHFANQLGTALLKGDYQSNPGDHFGYSSYHLFL
- a CDS encoding NAD(P)/FAD-dependent oxidoreductase, whose product is MIQLKKPNIVILGAGYGGLMVATRLQKQLGVNEAEIFLVNKHDYHYETTWLHEASAGTLHHDKVRYDISSVIDRNKVTFIQDSVQKVNAEEKKVILEGQELAYDYLVVALGAESETFGIQGLNEYAFSISNVNKARQIREHIEYQFATYHNEEEKDDTRLRIVVGGAGFTGIEFLGELANRVPELCKEYDVDYHKVKIICVEAAPSALPGFDPELVDYAMSYLERKGVEFRIGTAIKEATPEGIIVAKGENEVEEIKAKTVVWAAGVRGNSVIEESGFEAMRGRVKVEKTLQAPGHSDVFIIGDCSLMINEEINRPYPPTAQIAMQQGELCAKNIAALVRGKEQLEEFTFDNKGTVCSLGEDDAVGIVFGKKIVGSKAAFMKKVVDNRALYMIGGPGLVLKKGKFNFF
- a CDS encoding NAD(P)/FAD-dependent oxidoreductase codes for the protein MDQTVHDITVIGGGPTGLFTAFYGGMRQASVNIIESLPQLGGQLSTLYPEKYIYDVAGFPKIRAQELVDNLKEQMSRFDIKTSLEQSVQSIEKQEDGSFKLITDKEVHYSKSIIITAGNGAFQPRRLELENASQYEGKNMHYFIDNLQAFAGKRVVVFGGGDSAVDWSLMLEPIAEKVTIVHRRDKFRAHEHSVENLKNSSVQIMTPYNPVELIGDNDEIKQVVLEDTKGEGKEVIDVDSVIVNFGFVSSLGPIKDWGLEIQRNSIVVNSKMETNIPGIYAAGDICTYEGKVKLIATGFGEGPTAVNNAKSFIDPKSRVQPLHSTSLFND
- a CDS encoding iron-sulfur cluster assembly accessory protein, with product MDQIVIITETAAFQIKDMLKEHGEEAAYLRVGVKGGGCSGLSYGMGIDSEVKEEDVTFEQHGINVVVDKESVGILRGTKIDFKQSMMGGGFTIDNPNAIASCGCGSSFRTAQNQGTPENC
- a CDS encoding YuzB family protein encodes the protein MINPIIEFCVSNLASGAYEALEILEKDPNLDIVEYGCLSYCTQCASSLYALVNGDVVKGETPQELVDNIYAYLEENPMF
- a CDS encoding NAD(P)/FAD-dependent oxidoreductase, which codes for MKQLVILGGGYGGMRILQRFLPNQLPEDVQITLIDRNPYHCLKTEYYALAAGTISDHHVRVSFPEHPQLEIRYGDVTNINMDEKKVEMLNQEPIHYDDLVVGLGCVDKYHNVPGADQYTYSIQSIESSRRTYETLNNLPANSVVGVVGGGLSGIELASELRESRPDLRIRLFDRGEIILSSFPRRLSEYVQGWFETHGVEVINKANITKVEPNILYNNGEPNPCDAIVWTAGIQPNPVVQKMEVEKDSQGRVVLTPHHNLPGDEHVYVLGDCASLPHAPSAQLAEGQAEQIVQVLQKRWKGEPLPEKLPRIKLKGVLGSLGKKHGFGLVAERTITGRFARLLKSGVLWMYKYHNG
- a CDS encoding YuzD family protein yields the protein MTKQLSIYVYGAEQLCASCVNLPSSKETYEWLQAAIERKYPEQPFKIEYIDIFNPPEDEAKKEFANRVIEEDLFYPLVLIEDKIVGEGNPRLKTIFSEMEKYGYHSAS
- a CDS encoding NifU family protein, yielding MGMTEVQMRESVQEVLDKLRPFLLRDGGDCELVDVEDGIVKLRLLGACGSCPSSTITLKAGIERALLEEVPGVVEVEQVF
- a CDS encoding D-glycerate dehydrogenase, yielding MNRVKILITRKLPEEFVNPLKDEYEIVMWNSEEQPASIDFLKKEVEDASALFSMLSDPINEELLSLGKKLKVVANLAVGYDNIDVKAANQKGITVCNTPDILSDTTADLTFSLLMATARRIVEAAEYVKQGKWESWSPFLLAGRDIHHKTIGIVGMGKIGEAIAKRATGFDMEILYYNRSRKLEAEERLGAHYRDFDSLIKDSDFVVCMTPFTPETKGLFGESEFRKMKRTAIFVNASRGAVVDEDALLAALEVGEIAGAGLDVFVKEPISGEHPLLKLPNVVALPHIGSASIETRSAMIELCFENIRRVIQGKQPKTEVKI